The Stigmatella aurantiaca DW4/3-1 genome contains the following window.
GGTCGATGGCTGCCGATGAAACTCGGGTCACCAAGATCTCCACGATCACCGTAGGAAAGGCGGCCAATCGGGATTGCTGCCTCGTCCAGATCCATGGTCCGGAGCTGGGGAAGAAGTACGTGATCGAGGATGTGGAGTACACGATTGGCCGCGACGAGGGGAATCACATCGTCGTGGACCTGGACAACGTCTCGCGCCGGCATGCGCGCATCCTCGTGCGGCAAGGCCGCATGTTCGTCGAGGATCTGGGGTCCACCAACGGCACCTACCTGAATGACCAGGAAGTGCGTCAGGCCCAGCCGCTGCGCAGTGGAGACCTCATCAAGGTCGGCGGCTCCATCTTCAAGTTCCTCGATGGCGACAACATCGAGACCCAGTACCACGAGACCATCTACACGCTGACCATCGCCGATGGCCTCACCGGGGTGAGCAACAAGCGCTACTTCCTCGAGTACCTCGAGCGGGAGATGGGGCGCTCGCACCGCTACCACCGGGCGCTGTCGCTGATGATCTTCGACATCGACCACTTCAAGAAGATCAACGACGTGCACGGGCACTTGGCGGGAGACCATGTGCTGCGGGAGCTGGCCCAGTCCGTCAAGCGCTTGGTGCGCCGCGAGCAGTGCTTCGCGCGCTACGGCGGCGAGGAGTTCGCGCTGGTGATGCCCGAGGATGGGCCGGAGAAGGCGCGCCTGTTCGCGGAGAAGATCCGCAAGCTCATCGAAGAGCGGACGTTCATGTTCGAGGACAAGGAGATCCCCGTCACCATCTCCATCGGCGTGGCCGACATGACGGCGGACATGACCGAGCCGACGCAGTTCATCAAGGTGTCGGACGCGAACCTGTACCGGGCCAAGAAGGCTGGGCGCAACCGGGTGGTCGGGTAGGCGAGGGTGGCGGACGGCGGCCCATCGAAGGGGCTTCGGGCCGTGTTCGTGCTCGGCGGCGTGGCGCTGCTGGGATTGGCTGTGGCGTGGCCCTCCCTGCCCAAGGCTGGAGCCTCCCGCGTCGAGGTCGGTGAGGCGCTGACCGGGGTGAACACCGGCCAGTCGTACGCCTGGGTGCTGAAGACCCAGTACGGCGCCGCGCTCGTGGACGCGGGGGGCGACGTGGAGGGCAAGGCGCTGTTGAAGGAGCTGTCCGTGCTGGGGCTGAGCCCCGAGGATGTGCACAGCATCCTGATTACCCACGGCCACATGGACCACTGGGCGGCCGCGCACCTCTTTCCCAACGCGCGGGTGTGGGTAGGGCCGGGAGAGGCCGCCATCCTCCGGGGCCAGTTCCCGCTCACCAGCCCCGTGGGCCGGTTGACGAGCCTTCTGCCCCGGCCCCCCGTGCCCCCGCATGTGGAGTCCGTGCGCGACGGGGAGGAACTGGAGCTGGATGGGGAGAAGGTGCTCGCCATCCACGTGCCAGGGCACACCCCGGGCAGCACGATGTACCTGTGGCGCGATGTCCTCTTCACCGGGGATTCGCTCGTGCGCAGCAACAGCGGCCTGGCGCCCGCGCCCTTCGTGCTCTCGGAGAGCCGGTCGCAGAACGTCTCGTCCCTGCACAAGCTGCTCGAGGTGCCCTTCACGCGCACCGCGGACGGGCACTCCGGCGTCACGGACAACGCCCGCGAGGAACTGCGCGGGCTGCTGCGCTAGGTCAGGTGCCCTCGCGCTTCTCCGCCAGGAGCCCCTTGATGCCCGGCAGGTCCTTGGGCGGCATCTTCGTATAGATGTACTGGACCGTGTCGTGCAGCGTCTGCTGGGGATCCCTCGCCACGAAGCCTAGCTCGCGCTCCGCCTTCGTGGTGTCCACGTAGAAGTAGTGCTCGGCGATGTCCACTTCCTGGTGATCCAGGGCGGCCGTCGTGCCTCGCAGCTTGGCCCACCGCTCCAGCAGGTGGGCTCCCAGGACGTTCACCTTCGCGGGCAGGTGGAGCCGGGGCGCCGCCACGCCCGTGAGCCGCTCCAGCCGGTCGAAGAAGTCCGTCATCGACAGGTTCACGCCCATCAGGTGGCGGCCGTGGATTTCCCCGCGCGTGAGCGCCTGGAAGAACCCCTCCGCCGCGTCCCGGACGTCCACGAAGGAGATGCCGCCCCCGGGCATGGCGGGCAGTTCCCGGTTGAGGAACTTCACCACCGTCCACGTGGAGGAGAGCCGGTCATCCCCGGGCCCCATCAGCAGGCTCGGGTTGAGCACCACCAGGGGGATGGCGTGCTTGCGGCAGAACTCGAGCGTCAGCTTCTCTTCGTAGATCTTCGAGAGGTAGTACGGCCAGCGGCCCACCACGGTGATGGGGTAGTCGTCCTCCTCGGTGCCGACGCGCTCGTGCTTGGACACGGCGATGGTGCCGGAGGTGGAGGCGAGGATGAACCGCTTCACCCCGGCTTCGCGCACATCCTTGAGCAGCTCGCGCGTGGCGTTCACGTGCAACTCGTACATCCGCCGCGCGTCCCGGTCCCGGAAGGAGACCAGCCCCGCGAGGTGGTAGACGGCCTCCACCCCTTGCAGGGCGCGGCGCACCGCCTCGCGGTCCTTGATGTCCCCGGGGATGAACTCCGCCCGGGCCAGACTGGGCAGGGTGGGCTTCGTCCGGCCAATGAGCCGGACCTCATGGCCCGCCTCGAGCAGCTTGGGCACCAGGTGGATGCCCAGAAAACCGGTGCCTCCCGTCACGAGCAGCTTCACGCGTCCTGTCCTCCACCGGGTCTGAGTGCCTTGCGCTGCTCCTGCGGGGTGGCCTTGGCGTCGATGTTCAGCACCCTGCCTGCCCGCAGCGCCTTCACGGCGTCTTCCGCCAGCCGCGTGGCGTAGCGGTAGCTCTCCGAGCGCGCCATGCCCTGCGTCAGGGTCCTCAGGTCCGTGTGCTTCAGCACCGGGCCGATGTGGACCTCCAGCTTCTTGGACTTGGGGAACATCGTGCCCTTGGGGAGCGCCTCGAAGGTGCCCCGCAGGTAGAGCGGCAGCACGTCCACCTCATAGGAGAGCGCCAGGTAGCCCAGCGTGGGCTTGAACTCCAGCAGCTCCCCGGTCGGCGAGCGCGTGCCCTCGGGGAAGATGAGGAGGTTGTAGCCCAGCCGCAGCGACTCACCGGCGAGCCGCAGCGACTCGCGCAGGCTGCCGTGCCGATCCATGGGGATCAGGTCCGTGAAGTTCTCGAAGTAGGCGCGCTTGAGCGGCGTATCGAAGAAGTAGTCCCGGGCCGCCAGCGCCACCAGCTTCTGGCCCTGCTCCTGGAGCACCGTGCGGATGAGCCCCGCGTCCAGGTGGCTGGCGTGGTTGGCGATGACGAGGAAGTTGCGGTTCTGCGGCACGAACGGCCGGCCGGTCACCTTCACGTCGAAGACGCCGCCGTAGAGCACCTGCTGGCTGAAGGTGAGCAGCTGTCGGCCCAGGTCCGCCGCCAACTGGGGCACCGGAATCTCCACCTCCTCGGAGCGCTTGTTCTCCTCGGAGATCTCCTTGGCGCGGGTCTCCGCGGCGGGCCGCTTCCCCGAGGCGATGATCAGCTTGCGCAGGTCCTCCACCGTGTTCACCTGCGTCAAGTCGTTCACGGCGGGCAGCGGGACACCGGCCTGCTCCAGCGCCACGGACAGCTCGGTGAGCATCAGCGAGTCGAAGCCGAGATCGCCCGCCAGGTTCGCCTCGGGGCGCACATCCGACAGGGGCCGGTTCACCACTTCGGCGACGAGGGGGTAGAGCCAATCGCTCACGCCGCCCGTCGTGGGGTGGGCCACCTTCTCCCGGGCCTTCTCGCCGCTGGAGGCCAGGCGCTCCAGGCGCTTGAGCTCCTCCACCACGAGCTTGCGCTTCACCTTGCGCGTGGAGGTGCGGGGCAGCTCCCCGTCCCAGAAGCGAAGCACCTTCACCCGCCGGTAGAAGGGCATCTCCGCGCTGACCTCGCGGAAGTGGACTTCCAGCTCGCGGCGCACCTCGTCTCGAGGCCGGTCCTTGTAGTCCGGCACGCACAGGCAGGCGACCTTCTCGCCCCCGGCTTCGTCCGGCAGGCCGACGATGGACAGCTCCTTGAGGTGCTCGTGGGTGCCGTACTGCTCTTCGAGCTCGTCCGGGTAGACGTTCTTCCCGTTGGCATCGATGATGACGTCCTTCTTGCGGCCCACCAGATACAGCCGCCCCTCGTCATCCAGCCGTCCCAGGTCCCCCGTGTAGAGCCAGCCGTCCTTGAGGACGGCCTCGGTGGCCTCTCGGTCCCCGAAGTACCCGGCCATGATGTTGGGGCCTTTGGCCAGCACTTCTCCGATGCCCTCGTTGTCCGGCTGGTCGATGCGGAACTCGATGCCGGGCAGGGCCTTGCCCACCGTGCCGGGCTGGCGCTTGTTGGTGCCCTCCGCCACGGACAGCACCGGGGCTGCTTCGGTCAGGCCGTAGCCCTCGGTGATGTTGAAGCCGAAGGCATGGAAAGCTTTGTGCACGTCGTCCGGCAGCGCCGAGCCGCCCGACACCAAGAACTTGATGCGCCCGCCGAACTTGCGGTGTACCGGCCAGAACAGCAGCTTGCCCAGGTTGAGCGAGCTGCGGTTGCGCAGCTCCCCATGGGTCGCCTGGAGCGCCTTGATGGCCTGCTCGATGAGGGGCGGCTGGGAGGAGATCTCCTGGGTGATCTTCCGGTGGAGGAGTTGCCAGACCGCCGGCACACCGATCATCGCCGTCACCCGGCCGGTCTCGAACACGTCGCCCAGCCGGTCCGCGGTGAGCTCGTCGATGTACGAGATCTCCGCTCCGCGGGAGAACGGGGTGAGGAAGCCGGCGGAGAACTCGAACGTGTGGTGCAGCGGGAGGATGGAGAGCAGCCCATCGCCCACGCCAATGGAGAAGGCGCCGGCCAGCTTCGCCACCAGCGAGGCGAAGTTGCGGTGGGTGAGCATCACGCCCTTGGGGTTGCCCGTGGTGCCCGAGGTGAAGATGAGGCTCGCCACGTCGTCCGCCGCGGCCGTCTTGCGCACGGGCCCGATGCCGTCGGGATAGGCGGGGTCTCCCTCCATGGCTTCGCCGAGGCTGAGCACCTGCGTGGGGTGCTCCCCAGAGGTCAGCGCCTGGGTCAGGCCGGGATACTCCTCGGCGGACTGGTCCGACAGCAGGCACACCCGGGCCTGGGACCGGCGCGCGATGTTGAGGACTTCCGCCTCGGTGAGCGCGGGATCCACCGGGACGACGGTGGCCCCCGCGCGCAGGATGCCGAAGTAGGCCGTGCCCCACTCGGGCCGGTTCTCCGAGACCAGCAGCACCCGGTCTCCGTGCTTCACGCCCGCGCGCAGGAGCGCGCTGCCGATGCGGCCCGCGTAGCGGTGCACCTCGCCATAGGTGAGGCGCTCCTCGCGCTCCCCGGAGACCATGCGGAAGGCCACCCGGTGGCGCCACGCGTGCACGGACGCCTCGAAGAGTTCGAGCAGATCCCGGTACGCGGCAATGACGGTGCGCCGCTTGGTCTCCTCCTCCAGGCCGGGAAAGACGAACTTCTCCAGGCCGGGAAGGTGCGTCTCCATCCAGTACTC
Protein-coding sequences here:
- a CDS encoding GGDEF domain-containing protein, producing MAADETRVTKISTITVGKAANRDCCLVQIHGPELGKKYVIEDVEYTIGRDEGNHIVVDLDNVSRRHARILVRQGRMFVEDLGSTNGTYLNDQEVRQAQPLRSGDLIKVGGSIFKFLDGDNIETQYHETIYTLTIADGLTGVSNKRYFLEYLEREMGRSHRYHRALSLMIFDIDHFKKINDVHGHLAGDHVLRELAQSVKRLVRREQCFARYGGEEFALVMPEDGPEKARLFAEKIRKLIEERTFMFEDKEIPVTISIGVADMTADMTEPTQFIKVSDANLYRAKKAGRNRVVG
- a CDS encoding NAD-dependent epimerase/dehydratase family protein: MKLLVTGGTGFLGIHLVPKLLEAGHEVRLIGRTKPTLPSLARAEFIPGDIKDREAVRRALQGVEAVYHLAGLVSFRDRDARRMYELHVNATRELLKDVREAGVKRFILASTSGTIAVSKHERVGTEEDDYPITVVGRWPYYLSKIYEEKLTLEFCRKHAIPLVVLNPSLLMGPGDDRLSSTWTVVKFLNRELPAMPGGGISFVDVRDAAEGFFQALTRGEIHGRHLMGVNLSMTDFFDRLERLTGVAAPRLHLPAKVNVLGAHLLERWAKLRGTTAALDHQEVDIAEHYFYVDTTKAERELGFVARDPQQTLHDTVQYIYTKMPPKDLPGIKGLLAEKREGT
- a CDS encoding AMP-binding protein encodes the protein MSQLPELNVSQAFTGKRLLFAGSTGFVGKVTLSMLLTHYGQALDKVYVLVRKGSAASAERRFFDKVAISEPFQPLRDALGEEAALEFIRQKCHVLDGDITDPLMGLTEAQADELTGKVAAIVNCAGLVSFNPSLEVGLNVNTHGVKYSVDLALKWSAPLIHMSTAFVAGNRSGLVFEDEEVAGYFPKKDELDGRDFSLEQELKDAERIVARLREQADDKALTSLFRKKALDRLAEEGRDSRDEKTLRLAVGRERKLWLTTELVRAGMERAQHWGWPNTYTYTKSLGEQVMAATPGLRYSIVRPSIVETSRHFPFPGWNEGFTTSAPLAFAGIKGQRGIPAGFKTILDIIPVDQVAGATLGITAHSLTVHERRVYHLASGDENPFYASRSVELVGLYRRRYYRNKEGGNALLNEVRARIEPQPITRQRFESLSAPAFMKGARLLKQVIEEVRPAWGAPTVQALLDRAKVKLDDVEEQASSLSQLIELFLPFLWENRYVFRCDNTRSVYARMLPSDRAKIPWDPENINWREYWMETHLPGLEKFVFPGLEEETKRRTVIAAYRDLLELFEASVHAWRHRVAFRMVSGEREERLTYGEVHRYAGRIGSALLRAGVKHGDRVLLVSENRPEWGTAYFGILRAGATVVPVDPALTEAEVLNIARRSQARVCLLSDQSAEEYPGLTQALTSGEHPTQVLSLGEAMEGDPAYPDGIGPVRKTAAADDVASLIFTSGTTGNPKGVMLTHRNFASLVAKLAGAFSIGVGDGLLSILPLHHTFEFSAGFLTPFSRGAEISYIDELTADRLGDVFETGRVTAMIGVPAVWQLLHRKITQEISSQPPLIEQAIKALQATHGELRNRSSLNLGKLLFWPVHRKFGGRIKFLVSGGSALPDDVHKAFHAFGFNITEGYGLTEAAPVLSVAEGTNKRQPGTVGKALPGIEFRIDQPDNEGIGEVLAKGPNIMAGYFGDREATEAVLKDGWLYTGDLGRLDDEGRLYLVGRKKDVIIDANGKNVYPDELEEQYGTHEHLKELSIVGLPDEAGGEKVACLCVPDYKDRPRDEVRRELEVHFREVSAEMPFYRRVKVLRFWDGELPRTSTRKVKRKLVVEELKRLERLASSGEKAREKVAHPTTGGVSDWLYPLVAEVVNRPLSDVRPEANLAGDLGFDSLMLTELSVALEQAGVPLPAVNDLTQVNTVEDLRKLIIASGKRPAAETRAKEISEENKRSEEVEIPVPQLAADLGRQLLTFSQQVLYGGVFDVKVTGRPFVPQNRNFLVIANHASHLDAGLIRTVLQEQGQKLVALAARDYFFDTPLKRAYFENFTDLIPMDRHGSLRESLRLAGESLRLGYNLLIFPEGTRSPTGELLEFKPTLGYLALSYEVDVLPLYLRGTFEALPKGTMFPKSKKLEVHIGPVLKHTDLRTLTQGMARSESYRYATRLAEDAVKALRAGRVLNIDAKATPQEQRKALRPGGGQDA
- a CDS encoding MBL fold metallo-hydrolase, which codes for MFVLGGVALLGLAVAWPSLPKAGASRVEVGEALTGVNTGQSYAWVLKTQYGAALVDAGGDVEGKALLKELSVLGLSPEDVHSILITHGHMDHWAAAHLFPNARVWVGPGEAAILRGQFPLTSPVGRLTSLLPRPPVPPHVESVRDGEELELDGEKVLAIHVPGHTPGSTMYLWRDVLFTGDSLVRSNSGLAPAPFVLSESRSQNVSSLHKLLEVPFTRTADGHSGVTDNAREELRGLLR